The DNA region TTATTTTACCAAAATATATAATGCCAATATAAATAATGATGTTTAAAAATCGCTTAGAATAGCGTTTTTTGTTACTCATAAGAAGTTGCCATAATAGCAATTTAATGCGGATTTGTTTTATTCAAACCGCTAAATATAAGCGTTATTATAATAATCATAAAATATTTTTTAGCCCTTGTTTTTAGCCAAAAAAATAATCAATCAAATGGCTTTTGATTTTTTGGCATTTTTTGGTATAATAAGGCTATGAAAAGTTATAGACAGGTTTTGACTTTTAATGTTCCCTCAAGGCGCGCGTTTATTAACATAACGCCCCAAGTGCAAGACGCCGTGACCAAAAGCGGCGTAAAAGAAGGACTGGTCTTGGTCAATTCTATGCACATAACTTCAAGCGTGTTTATCAATGACGACGAAAGCGGGCTGCACAGCGACTTTGAAAGGTGGCTGGAAAAATTAGCGCCCGAAAAGCCTTACAGCCAATACGCCCATAACGGATACGAGGACAACGCCGACGCGCACCTAAAAAGGACGGTAATGGGCAGGGAAGTCGTGGTGGCAATAACCGACGGAAGATTGGACTTTGGCCCTTGGGAACAGATTTTTTACGGCGAGTTTGATGGAAAGCGTAATAAAAGAGTGTTAATAAAAATTATCGGCGAGTAAACCTTAAGCCATTTTTATAGAAAAAGAGTTTGTCTTATAGTCTGGACAAACTCTTTTTTTGATGTTTGATATTATTGTTTATTTTTATATGTTATGTGTTTTGATTAATAAACTTTTTTTTGATGTTTACATAATTTGTTTTATATTCCGCTTTCCTATGTTCAAACATTTTACGCAATTTGCGGTCTATTATGCCTGCCATGTAGTATAAAAAGAAAAACATTTTTTGATATTTTATATTTTTTATATATTCAATTTTATATTCCGTTCCCTTATGTTCAAAATCTTATGAAGTTTGCGGTCTATCATGCGCACCATATTGTCAAGCTCGTCATCGCCAAACACAGTGTTTCTGCCGCGCGCATATTCCTGGTCTATAAGCTCTTTCATCTTAAGCACCAGCTTGTCGTGCTTTTGGATTTTGTTTTCGCCTTCCAGATCGTAATAAGCGTTTAGCCAATATGCGATTCCGGCAAGCCCTGAGTGGTTGTTGATAGATACATTGGGCTTTTTATTCAGTATCTTTTGCGTGTTAAATATATTATAAATCTCTTCGTCTTTTAGCAACCCGTCGGCGTGGATGCCCGCCCTTGTGGCGTTAAAGCTGCGGCCCACAAAAGGCGTCCTTGGGGGGATGGCGTAGTCCAGCTCGCGCTCAAAGTAATCGGCAATCTCCGTAATTACATGCAAATCCATTCCGTCGTCCGTGCCTCTTAGCTGGCAATACTCTATTACCATCGCCTCCAGCGGACAGTTGCCCGTGCGCTCGCCTATGCCTAATACCGAACAATTGACCGCGCTGCAACCATAAAGCCACGCGACGCTGGCGTTGGTGACTACATGATAAAAATCATTATGGCCGTGCCATTCTATCTGCTCGCTGGGCACGCCCGCGTATCTTCTTAGCCCGTAAATAATGCCCGGAACCGACCTTGGCAAAGCCGCGCCCGTATAGCTTACGCCAAAGCCCAGCGTGTCGCAAGCCCGTATTTTGACGGGGATTTTGCTTTCTTTGGAGAGCTTCATAAGCTCTATGGCAAAAGGCACCACAAACCCATAAAAGTCCGCCCTTGTGATATCCTCAAAATGACATCTTGGAATTATGCCGTATTCCAACGCCGCGGACACAATTTCTAAGTATTTTTCCATAGCCTGCTTTCTTGTAAGCTTCATTTTTTTGAAAATATGGTAGTCCGAACAGCTGACCAAGATGCCCGTTTCTTTGATGCCCATGCTTTTTACAAGCTCAAAATCCCGCTTATCAGCCCTTATCCAGCTGGTTACTTCGGGAAAATCAAGCCCCAGCTCCATGCATTCTCTTGCCGCTCTTTTGTCCTTTTCGGTGTATAAAAAAAACTCCGATTGTCTTATAATGCCTTTTTTGCCGCCCAGTTTGGATAGCAATTTGAATATATGGACGATTTGCTCCACGGTAAAGGGCGCGGTGGATTGCTGCCCGTCCCGAAAAGTCGTGTCCGTAATCCAAATCTTATCGGGCATGTGCATAGGCACCGTGCGGTGATTGAAGACCACCTTGGGAACTTCGTCGTATGTAAAAATATCCCTAAATAGATTGGGCTCTTGCACGTCTTGCAAGGTGTGATGATAATATTCCTGCTCCAAAAGGTTGGTTTTTTTGTTAAAGATTGTTTTGGGCTTATTCTGCCTTTTCATAAGCCTTGCCTCATTATTTTAATTTTTCCAAAAACTCTCTCAGTCTTTGAAGACCTCTTTGGATATCCTCCTTTGAGGCGGCATAAGAAAGTCTTATATGCTCGGGCGCGCCAAAAGCCTCGCAAGGCACAACGGCTATTTGGGCATAGCGCAATAGTAATTCGGCCGCTTTGTGCGCGCTGTCAATTATTTGTCCGTCTATTGATTTGCCAAAGGTTTTGCTGACGTCAACCATGACATAAAACGCGCCTTTGGGCTCAGGACAAGAAAGATAAGGGCATTTAGAAATAAAATCCAAAATCATCTTTCGGCGCTCGTCAAAAGTCTTGACCATTTGGCTCAAAAACTCGGTCTTTGCGTTTAGCGCAGCCGCCGCCGCGTATTGGGAAATACTGCTGGCGTTGGATGTGCTGTGGCTTTGAATTTTGTCTATGGCTTGTGCTATTTCTTGGTCCGCGCCCAAATACCCTATGCGCCAACCCGTCATAGAGTATGTTTTGGATACGCCGTTAATGACTATTGTTTGTTTGTAAAGCTTGGGGGAACACGAAGCTATAGAATAATGCTTTAGTCCGTCGTATATGATGTTTTCGTAAATCTCGTCGCTTATTACATATATGTCGGTCTTTTCTATGACTTCCGCCAAAGCCCAAAGCTCTTGTTTGGTATAAACTATGCCCGAAGGATTAGAAGGCGAGTTAATTATAACCGCCTTGGTTTTTTGGGTAATGGCTTTTTGGAGTTTTTCGGGCGTTAGCTTAAAGCCGTCGTCTTTAGTGTCAACTATCACAGGCGCGCCGTCGCATAGCTTCACTAATTCGGGATAGGTAAGCCAATACGGCGCGGGGATAATCACCTCGTCGCCCGGGTCTACTATGGCCAGCATAGCGTTATATAACGAATGCTTTGCGCCGTTGCTGACGACTATTTGGGAAGGGGAGTATTTCAAATTGTTATCGTTTAGAAATTTTTGACAAATGGCCTCTTTTAATTGGGGCATGCCGCCGCTTGGGGTGTATTTGGTAAACCCTTTGTCCAAAGCCTCCTTGGCGGCGTCAATAATATATTCGGGCGTGTTAAAATCAGGCTCGCCCGCTCCAAACCCTATCACGTCAATGCCCTCGGCCTTCATCTTCTTTGCCATAGCCGTAATCGCGAGGGTCAACGACGACGATATTTGGGCCGTTCTTTTCGCTAAAGCCATAAAAGGCTCCTCCTAAATTTAATAAATGGTCTATTGCGATACATAAGTGATTATATATAATTTAGCTTTTACTGTAAACAAAATACCTGTAAATTGCCATTATAATTAAAAGCATAAGGTATAAGCTATGCTTATGCCTAGCTATAATAGTATAAAAAATAAATATAAAATTGGAAAAAATTTTTAAAAGTTATTCGCTTTGCTGAAGTTTTCGGGTTTGGTCCGCAAGGCGCAATTGTTCTATCATATAGTCTATTTCGCCGTTTAGAAAATTTTCAAGGTCGTATATGGTAAGCCCTATTCTATGGTCGGTGACTCTGCCTTGGGGAAAATTGTATGTGCGGATTCGTTCGCTGCGGTCGCCCGTCCCCACTTGCCCCCTTCGCATTCTGGCGTATTCCTCGTCGGCTTGGGTTTGATACATATCATATAACCGAGATTTTAGCACGCGCATCGCTTTTTCGCGGTTTTTTATCTGGGAACGTTCGTCTTCGCAGGTTACCACAAGGCCCGTGGGCAAATGCGTTATTCTAATCGCCGAGTCGGTCTTGTTGACATGCTGGCCGCCCGCGCCGCCGCTTCTGTAGGTGTCTATTTTTAAGTCTTTTTCGTTGATTTCCACCACCACATCGTCGGCTTCGGGCAAGACCGCGACAGTTACCGTGGATGTGTGCACGCGCCCTTGGGTTTCGGTCTCGGGCACGCGCTGGACTCTATGGACGCCGCTTTCAAACTTCATTTTGGAATACACATTTTCGCCCGATAGCGAAAACACGGTTTCTTTTACTCCGCCTTTTTCGGTGGCATTCATAGAAATATCTTCCACTTTCCAATTTTGTTTGGCGGCGTACATCTTATACATGCGCATAAGGTCCGCGCCAAAAAGCCCGGCCTCTTCGCCGCCCGCGCCCGCTCTTATTTCAATGATGACATTTTTTTCGTCGTTTTTGTCAGGCGGCAGCAGCATAATCTTGAGTTCTTCCTCAATTTTTGCGATATTTTCCTCCGCCTCTTCCAATTGAATTTGGGCAAGCTCTTTTAGCTCGGGGTCTTTGGTGGCGGATAAAATCTCTTTGGCCTCAATTTGGGCGTCTAAGGCCTTTTTGTATTCCAAATATTTGTTGACGATAGGCTCAAGCCTTGAATGCTCTTTGGCGGTTTTTTTCCATTTTTCAATATCGTTAATAAGGTTTGCATCAGCCAAAGACTGCGTCAATTGGTCGTATTTGTTTTTGATGTCTTCCAATTTGTTGATCATAATGTTTAGACCTTTTTTAATGTAATGATGCGTTCTATACCGTCAAGATCTTTTATAATCTCTATGTCGCGATAATAATCGGCGTATTGATTTTTTATTATTTCTTGGATAGTTGCGCTTTGGCCTATGCCGACTTCCATCATCAAATACCCGCCCGCGACCAAATATTTATGCGCTTGGTCTATTATGCGGCGTATAATATTTAGTCCGTCCTCGCCGCCGTCCAGCGCCTTTTTGGGTTCTTGCTTTACCTCGTAAGGCAAGGCGGCAAGCTCGCCGGTCTTTACATAGGGCGGGTTGGTCATAATAATGTCAAATTGCCCTGAGATGTTTTCAAACAAGTCGCTTTCAACGGCTGTTATGTTTTTGTAAGGCTTAAAGTTTTCAGCGGCTACATTTAGCGCCGCTTTGCTGATGTCGCTCGCCGTTATATGCGCGCTCTTTACCGCGTTAGCCAAAACTACGGCGACGCATCCGCTGCCTGTGCCAAGGTCCAATATCTTGGGCTGTTTGCCCGCTTGGGCTAATTCTTGGGCTTTTTTTAGGCAAAGGTTTGCCAAAACCTCGGTCTCAAATCTAGGGATTAGGACATTTTTGTTGACCTTAATGATATGCCCGCAAAAGTCCGTATCGCCCAGTATATATTGGAGCGGCTGTCTTTGCTGTATTCTTTGGTTTAGTATCTTTTTGGCGGCGTAATATTGGCTGCGCTTGATATGTTTTATGGTCTTTAGGCCGACTCTTTTGGTCTTTAAAACATGGCAAAAAATCCAATCGGCTTCGCTTGGGTCTATGCCCGCTTGTTCCAGACTTTTTTTAAATTGTTCCTGGGCCTCTTTAAAATCCACTTCGTCCCAGTCAACGCACGGGACATTAGGGTCTTTGTCCATGCGTTCCACCGCATCAAACGCTTTTATAGCGACTTCTATCATATCGCTGTCGGGCTCTTTGGTGGTAAGGTATTGCAGCGCGAGCCCCGGAGCTTTGATTATCCTAACAAGCCAATTATCCGGCATTAGCGCCAAAAGTTTTAAAAGCTCGTAAGAAAGCCCCGCCACAAGCGGCAGCAAAAACAGCCTTATGATGAGCTTGCCATACCACGCTGAAAAAAAACTTAACCTTGGATTAAGGTCGGTCAAGAAAACAAACAGCGCGTTTGAAGCGGTAAACAATATTATGGAAACAATCATGACCAAAAACAAAAAGGTCGTGCCGCACCTGTCGTGCAGCCTTGAGCATCTTTTGACATTGTCTATGGTCAGGTCAAATTCTTTTTCATAGCAATTGATTGTCTTGTGCTCCGCGCCGTGATACATAAAAGTGCGTTTTATGTCCTTTACAAAAGAAACCATAATCAAATAGGCCAAAAATATGGCAAGCCTTGTAACGCCCTCCACTACGCTATTCAAAACATTGCTCTTATAGCCCCACCATTTGTATGTCAAATAATTGACGCCGTCGCTTACCAAGCTGGGCAAAAACATAAACAGGACTATGGAAAGAGCCAAGCCCAAAAACACCGCGAAAAAGGCGGCGCTTGCCGACATTTCGCTTTGGCCCTCTTCTTCGCTGAAAACCTCGGCGCTCTTTATCAAAGTCTTGACGCCCATTATTAATGTTTGGAAAAACATAACCGCGCCGCGAATAATGGGTATTTTTTTGATTACGCCCTTTGTCTGCTTGAGCCTTTCGGTCCTTATAAGCAGGTTGCCTTCGGGGTCGCGAACGGCCAAAGCCAAAGAACTGGCGCCGCGCATCATTACGCCTTCCATTACCGCCTGACCGCCGATTAATGTTTTTTTGGTCTTTTTGTTTTTCATCAAATAAAACCTTATAAAAAAAACAAAAAAAGCGCGCAATAACTCTTGCCCAAATACTAGTCGTGATTGGCGCTTATTATTTTAAAATATCTAACCTTTTAGATTAAATCTCTTTTTGAATCTGTCAATGCGGCCGCCCGTTTCGGCTATTTTTTGTTTGCCTGTGTAAAACGGATGGCACTTTGAGCAAATTTCAACCTTTATTACATCGCCCTTAATGGTAGAGCCGCTTACGAACTTCTCGCCGCAAGCGCATTCTATGGTAACCATATGGTAATCGGGATGGATATCTTTTTTCATTGATTTTTCGCTCCTGAAACTCTTTCAAAAATATCGTCACAATATTATAATGCATAGCGCAATCCTAAGTCAAGCAAAAGCATTTATTAAAAAAAACATAAATTGATTTTTATGTTTTATGGGCAATCTTATGCGATTTTATTGTATTTATCAGCCATAATTGTAAAATATTGGCGAAAGCGCGGTAAACTTTGGCATAAAATTATTTCAAATTATATTATTTAGTGTTATACTATTATGGCAATTAAATCTTAAGAGAGGTAAACTTTGTGAAAGCTTGGATTATTGACAAGCCACAATCCATGTCTTTGCAAGAAATAACCGAAAACGAAATACTTGACAATACCGCCAAAATCAAAATCACCCTTGCTAGCCTGTCCAGCTACGATGTCAAGATCTATAACGGCGAGCTAGCGGGCGTTACTTACCCGCGCATTCCGGCGCGGCAAGCTGTGGGAGTAATAAGCGAGATAGATGAAGAGAATTCTTCGGGATTGCAACGGGGTCAAAGGGTGGTTATTGACCCTAATCTTTCTTGCAATAATTGTTACGCCTGCAAAACCGACAGGCCTTGGAAATGCGACAAGATAAAGACAATGGGTCTTAGCGCCGACGGTTTGTTAAGGGATTTTGTTTCGGTGCCTATTAGCAATATTTACCAAATACCCCCGCAAATTACAGACGCTGAAGCGCAGTTTATAGAACATACCTCTGTCGCCGTCAAAACTTTTAACGAGTTAAAAACGACAGAAGGCGAACATATCGTAATAATAGGCGCGAGCGTAATGGGCATAATTTTGGCCCAGCTTGCTCTTTATTACCAGGCGGTGCCTATTATACTAGACCCCTCGCAAGAACGGCTTGATATAGCTACTAACTTGGGAATTTATTACGCCATAAACACCAGTATCGCTGACCCCGACGAGCGGATCAAACAAATTACGGGCGGAAGGTATTGCGAAAGCTCGGTATATTTGGCCAATTCCAACGACAAGATACAAAAAGCCTTTGATTACGCTTCGGTAGGCGGCAAGGTCGCAATAGTGGGAGGGGATTACTACTCGTCTAAGCTTTTAAACGGCAATATAAGCGGCATCTTGTCAAAACAGCTGTCCGTAATAGGCATAACCAACGGCCAAAAACAAATACCCGCCGCCATTAATGTGCTGGCGAAAAAAGCCGTGGATGTGACGCCCTTTGTAACTAAGGAATATAAGTTTGAACAAGCCGATCAGGGCTTAAAAGAATTTAGCGAAAACGCGCAAAAATACCATAAGATTATGATTAAAGTGTAATATCGTCAAAAAACGCATAAAAACTTCCAAATTTTTTCATATTAACGCTAAAAGGAGTTTTTATGTATTCTTGCTATATCCCCAAACAAGCTTCTATTTATGAGATTATCTTTGAACTCAGCCAATACGCTTATATCTTTTGCGCGCCCGAGATTAGATAGTTTTTGATGTCTATTACATCGCCCGCGCCGGCGATAAGCGCCAAATCGCCTTCTTTTAGCGTTTTTTTTAGGTGGTCGGCGCATTCCTCAAAGTTGTCAAAATACAGCGCCTGCATGCCCTGTTGGGCTAATTCTTGGCACATTCTTTGGCTTGAGGCGTTTGGGTCGGGTTTTTCTCTAGCGGCGTACACGGGAAGCAAAATTAACTTATCGGATTTTGACAACGAGCTTTTAAACTTTTCCCAAAGAGCTAAGGTGCGGGTATAAGTGTGCGGCTGGAATATCGTTATCACATTGGAACTTTGGGTTTTGGCGGTATCAATCAACGCTTTTAACTCGTTTGGGTGATGCGCGTAATCGGCTATAATTTGCGCGCCGTTATATTCGCCGATATGCTGGTATCTTCTATCCACTCCCCTAAAAGCCGATAGCGAGCTTGAAATATTTTTTGGGCTTATATTAAAAATATTAGCCGCCACAGCCGCCGCCAGCGCGTTATAAACATTATATCTCCCCGCGACTTTCAAATTGATGCGGCAAAGCTTGCGGTCGCGCTTATAAAAATCAAACGAATAGCAGCCTTTGTTATCCGCCCTTAGGTTTTGGGCGCTATAATCAAATCCTTCGCCTATCCCATAAGTTAGGTATCTTCTCATTTTCAACGCCGCGCTGGCGACCGCGCGCGAGTCTTCTCCGTTGACCACCACCGCGCCGTTTCTTTTTGTGTTGGCCGCAAATTCGCTAAAGGCGTCTTGGATATCTTCCAAGTCCTTGAAATAATCCATATGGTCTTCGTCAATATTGAGAATTATACTAATATAGGGTTTTAGATATAAAAAATTGCGTTTGTATTCGCAAGCCTCGGTCACAAAATAAACGCTTTTTCCTATCCTGTAATTTCCGCCTATTAGCTCAAACTCGCCGCCCAAATGTATGGTGGGGTCGTATTGGTGCAAAATTTGCGCTATCATAGCGGTCGCCGTGGTCTTTCCATGCATTCCGCTTACAGCGATCCCAAAAGGATACTCGGCCATAATGCTGCCAAGCAGCTGCGCTCTTTTGACGCAAGGAACATTTTGTTCCTTTGCAGCGACCAGTTCGCAATTGTCCGAAGAGATAGCCGCGTTATAAACCACCAAATCAATGCCCGAGAAATCTTTTTTGTTATGCCCGATGGCGACTTCAATGCCCACAGATTTTAGCTTTTGCAAGGTTTTGCTGGGCGCGATGTCAGACCCGCTTACCTTATGCCCGCTCTTGTGGCAAATTATGGCAAGCGCCGACATGCTTATTCCGCCTATCCCTATAAAATAAATATTCATGGTTAATTTGTATGATTTTATATAGATATATATGATTTGAGGGCGTTTTTAGTTCTGTTAACGCTCTTTTGGGCAAAAATTTTTTAAAAGGTATTGAATTATTGACAGAAAAGTAGTATCATAGTGATATGGAATACATAATATTCCCAAAGTATTAATTGCAAGGATGGTGACTAAGGGGTGAATATTACCGAAGTTAGAATCAGACTTAAGACCAAAGAGGAAAGCAAAATTAGGGCAATCGCATCAATTACGCTAGACGAATGTTTTGTAGTGCATGATATTAAGGTCATAGAAGGAAACGATGGATTTTTTATCGCTATGCCCAGCAGAAAGACTCCTGAAGGCGAATTTAAGGATATAGTTCATCCTTTAAATACCGAAACCAGAGAGTTTATCAAGCAAAGAATTTTGGAAGAATACGAAAAAGCGCGGGCTGAAAAACAGCAACAGCAGCAAGAACAACAGCAAGAACAGGAATAATTCAATAAGCGTAATCGAAAAATTAAATAATTTTTTATTTGATTTTTTAAAAAGGCAAGGGATAAATTGTTTTATTTTGCTTTGCCTTTTTTCATTTGGGTTTTTTTGGTATATCGCCAAATGAAAAGGCAGCAAAATTTATATTTTGGTCTACATATAAAAATATTCTTTGCCTAATATGGCGACGCTACGGCGTTAACTTTAATTTTTGGCTTGATAAGCAATAAAATCAATAAAGAATTATTTAAGAATTATTATTGACAATTAAGAAAATTACCATTGACATTAATTTGGTTTTGTGATATTTTTATAACGCGATGTAATCGTTTACATCACAAAAGAAAAGGGCGACAAAAAATATGAAAAATAAGCTTTCTATTAAAACGCGGTTTTGCGTAATCGGCGGTGGACTTGCGGGCATTTGCGCGGCCGTCGCGGCGGCAAGGCGCGGGGCAAAAGTTGTGTTGGTCCATGACCGGCCGGTTTTGGGCGGAAACGCTTCCAGCGAAATCCGCATGTGGATTAGGGGCGCCAGCGAACGCCATCCCGAAGATAGGGAGGGCGGGCTTATTGAAGAAATCGCGATGGATAATATTTATTATAATCCGTCTATGGATTATCCGATGTGGGACGCGGTTTTGTATAATAAAGTAATTTCCGAGCCTAATATAGAATTGTTATTGAATGCTTCGGTTTTTGACGCTATAACCCAAAACGGCAAAATCATATCCGTCAAAGCGTGGCAGCTTACGACATATACCGAAATAGAGATATGCGCGGATTATTTTTGCGACAGCAGCGGCGACAGTATTTTGGCCGAGTTTACGGGCGCAAGATTTAGGAGGGGGCGCGAATCCGCCGATGAGTTTGGCGAGTCATTTGCTCCGCCGCAATCGGATAATAAAACTATGGGCAACAGCGTGCTTTTGCAAGCGCGCCAAACTCATACAAAAGTTAAGTTTACGCCGCCGCCTTTTGCCAAAAAGTTTACCAAAGACAGTTTTCCTTATCGTTTGAACACGACGGACAGAAAGGGCTTTGTAAACGATAATTTTTGGTGGTTAGAGATTGGCGGGGAGGACGATACCATCCGCGACGCCGAAAAAATAAGGGCCGAACTCATACCGATTGCGTATGGGGTATGGGACTTTATCAAAAACAGCGGGGTTTATGACGCGGATGAATGGGAATTGGAATGGATAGGGTTTTTGCCCGGCAAGCGCGAAAACCGAAGATATATAGGCGATTATGTGCTCAACCAAAACGATTTGCAAAGCGGCAGGATTTTTGAGGATGAAATCGCTTATGGCGGCTGGTCCATTGACGAGCATCATCCAAAAGGCCTGAAAACGCCTAAGTCGCCGTTTTTGCACCATATGGTCGTGCCGCCTTATTCCATACCGTATAGGTGCGTTTATTCTGTCAATATCCAAAACTTATTTTTTGCGGGAAGAAACATCAGCGCCACGCATATAGCCAATTCTTCCACAAGGGTAATGGCGACATGCGCGGCCATAGGGCAAGCGGTAGGCTTGGCGGCTTGGCTTTGCGTCAAACACGGCAAGACCCCGCGCGCATTAAAAGAGGATATATCAAAATTGCAGCAGCTTATAAGGGACGACGATTGCTATTTGCTAGGCTTCAAGCGAGCGTTATCCGATGCCATAAAAAACTCTACGCATAATTTAAGCGAGGCTAATTACTTGGCGCTTATCTCGGGCGTGGAACGAGATTTTGCGGACAGAAAATACTGCATGGAATTTGAAAAAGGCCAAAGCGCGCGATTTGAGTTTGAAAAAACTTATTGCAAATATATAAGGCTTGTCTTTGATAACGATATCGCCCGCGAGCATGCCTATAACCGCGAGGTGTTTAATCATCAAGAATTTAATATGAGACAGTTTCCGCAAAGGCATAATAAACCTTTAGATTTAAAACCCGCTAAAACGCCGCCGTCTTTGGTCAAAAAATTTACAATACGGGTTAAAATTGAAAACAAATGGATTGACTTTTTTAACGAAGACAATAATTTCCAAAGACTGCGCAAGATTTTAATTGACAAAAAAATAAGCGGAATAGAGTTTTTGGGGCTGGAAACTTACGGGCAAGAAAAAATCCGCCTGTTTTCCATAGATATGCTGGACGCTTAAAAAATTGTTCCGTTTTGTTACTTTATATGGTCCAAAGCGTATTCGCGCATGCTTTTTGGGAAAGGCTTGGTAATCATCCCCACCCGAGTCAGCATAAACGGATATTCGTTTGAGCTTAAATATTTGGTCATAAACTCGCCCTTTACCATATCGGCTTCGGGATAATCGGCGATAACAGAGCTCATTGGATGAAAACCTATATTCAAAATATGCCCCGACAAAACCAGTCTTGCGTATAGCCTGCCGCAATTGACTTGAACCAGCCTGTCATTCATTTTTTCGGTAGGGCAAACTATGCTCATAAACGTAGGGGTATGCGTATATAATTTTTCATACATCTTTTGGGTATGGTTTGCGCGCATTTTGCCCGACCTTAAAAAGGGCATGGTAGTCAAGATGCCTTGCATAAAATATTTTGCCAAAGGGTTCTTGACGCCTTCGGTTTCCAAAGATAGCCCGTAAGACTTTTTATTTTTTTGCAGTTCGCTAAGCCGCGTCAAAGATTTTAACTCCTTGGCAAGACGCGGTGTCTTGTCCACTATTTCCAATCCTTTAAGCCCCAATTCTTTTATGTTTTGGGTCTGGGCGGGCTCGGAAAAAAACTTTATGTCCAAAGATTCAAAGTCGTCCAAATCAAAAAAATAATCCATTTCGGCTTGGGATAGCGGCGTCTTAACATAGACATAGCGGTT from Clostridiales bacterium includes:
- a CDS encoding YjbQ family protein encodes the protein MKSYRQVLTFNVPSRRAFINITPQVQDAVTKSGVKEGLVLVNSMHITSSVFINDDESGLHSDFERWLEKLAPEKPYSQYAHNGYEDNADAHLKRTVMGREVVVAITDGRLDFGPWEQIFYGEFDGKRNKRVLIKIIGE
- a CDS encoding 2-isopropylmalate synthase; the protein is MKRQNKPKTIFNKKTNLLEQEYYHHTLQDVQEPNLFRDIFTYDEVPKVVFNHRTVPMHMPDKIWITDTTFRDGQQSTAPFTVEQIVHIFKLLSKLGGKKGIIRQSEFFLYTEKDKRAARECMELGLDFPEVTSWIRADKRDFELVKSMGIKETGILVSCSDYHIFKKMKLTRKQAMEKYLEIVSAALEYGIIPRCHFEDITRADFYGFVVPFAIELMKLSKESKIPVKIRACDTLGFGVSYTGAALPRSVPGIIYGLRRYAGVPSEQIEWHGHNDFYHVVTNASVAWLYGCSAVNCSVLGIGERTGNCPLEAMVIEYCQLRGTDDGMDLHVITEIADYFERELDYAIPPRTPFVGRSFNATRAGIHADGLLKDEEIYNIFNTQKILNKKPNVSINNHSGLAGIAYWLNAYYDLEGENKIQKHDKLVLKMKELIDQEYARGRNTVFGDDELDNMVRMIDRKLHKILNIRERNIKLNI
- a CDS encoding pyridoxal phosphate-dependent aminotransferase, coding for MALAKRTAQISSSLTLAITAMAKKMKAEGIDVIGFGAGEPDFNTPEYIIDAAKEALDKGFTKYTPSGGMPQLKEAICQKFLNDNNLKYSPSQIVVSNGAKHSLYNAMLAIVDPGDEVIIPAPYWLTYPELVKLCDGAPVIVDTKDDGFKLTPEKLQKAITQKTKAVIINSPSNPSGIVYTKQELWALAEVIEKTDIYVISDEIYENIIYDGLKHYSIASCSPKLYKQTIVINGVSKTYSMTGWRIGYLGADQEIAQAIDKIQSHSTSNASSISQYAAAAALNAKTEFLSQMVKTFDERRKMILDFISKCPYLSCPEPKGAFYVMVDVSKTFGKSIDGQIIDSAHKAAELLLRYAQIAVVPCEAFGAPEHIRLSYAASKEDIQRGLQRLREFLEKLK
- the prfA gene encoding peptide chain release factor 1; the protein is MINKLEDIKNKYDQLTQSLADANLINDIEKWKKTAKEHSRLEPIVNKYLEYKKALDAQIEAKEILSATKDPELKELAQIQLEEAEENIAKIEEELKIMLLPPDKNDEKNVIIEIRAGAGGEEAGLFGADLMRMYKMYAAKQNWKVEDISMNATEKGGVKETVFSLSGENVYSKMKFESGVHRVQRVPETETQGRVHTSTVTVAVLPEADDVVVEINEKDLKIDTYRSGGAGGQHVNKTDSAIRITHLPTGLVVTCEDERSQIKNREKAMRVLKSRLYDMYQTQADEEYARMRRGQVGTGDRSERIRTYNFPQGRVTDHRIGLTIYDLENFLNGEIDYMIEQLRLADQTRKLQQSE
- the prmC gene encoding peptide chain release factor N(5)-glutamine methyltransferase, whose translation is MKNKKTKKTLIGGQAVMEGVMMRGASSLALAVRDPEGNLLIRTERLKQTKGVIKKIPIIRGAVMFFQTLIMGVKTLIKSAEVFSEEEGQSEMSASAAFFAVFLGLALSIVLFMFLPSLVSDGVNYLTYKWWGYKSNVLNSVVEGVTRLAIFLAYLIMVSFVKDIKRTFMYHGAEHKTINCYEKEFDLTIDNVKRCSRLHDRCGTTFLFLVMIVSIILFTASNALFVFLTDLNPRLSFFSAWYGKLIIRLFLLPLVAGLSYELLKLLALMPDNWLVRIIKAPGLALQYLTTKEPDSDMIEVAIKAFDAVERMDKDPNVPCVDWDEVDFKEAQEQFKKSLEQAGIDPSEADWIFCHVLKTKRVGLKTIKHIKRSQYYAAKKILNQRIQQRQPLQYILGDTDFCGHIIKVNKNVLIPRFETEVLANLCLKKAQELAQAGKQPKILDLGTGSGCVAVVLANAVKSAHITASDISKAALNVAAENFKPYKNITAVESDLFENISGQFDIIMTNPPYVKTGELAALPYEVKQEPKKALDGGEDGLNIIRRIIDQAHKYLVAGGYLMMEVGIGQSATIQEIIKNQYADYYRDIEIIKDLDGIERIITLKKV
- the rpmE gene encoding 50S ribosomal protein L31, whose protein sequence is MKKDIHPDYHMVTIECACGEKFVSGSTIKGDVIKVEICSKCHPFYTGKQKIAETGGRIDRFKKRFNLKG
- a CDS encoding alcohol dehydrogenase catalytic domain-containing protein translates to MKAWIIDKPQSMSLQEITENEILDNTAKIKITLASLSSYDVKIYNGELAGVTYPRIPARQAVGVISEIDEENSSGLQRGQRVVIDPNLSCNNCYACKTDRPWKCDKIKTMGLSADGLLRDFVSVPISNIYQIPPQITDAEAQFIEHTSVAVKTFNELKTTEGEHIVIIGASVMGIILAQLALYYQAVPIILDPSQERLDIATNLGIYYAINTSIADPDERIKQITGGRYCESSVYLANSNDKIQKAFDYASVGGKVAIVGGDYYSSKLLNGNISGILSKQLSVIGITNGQKQIPAAINVLAKKAVDVTPFVTKEYKFEQADQGLKEFSENAQKYHKIMIKV